In a genomic window of Coprococcus eutactus:
- the carB gene encoding carbamoyl-phosphate synthase large subunit, translated as MPKNPNIKKVVVIGSGPIVIGQAAEFDYAGTQACRSLKEEGLCVVLINSNPATIMTDKDIADKVYIEPLTVDVVKAIIEKEKPDSLLPTLGGQAALNIAMELDESGFLREHDVLLIGTSSTTIKKAEDRLEFKKTMEKIHEPVAPSEVVTTVQGGLNFVKKIGYPVVLRPAYTLGGSGGGIANNEEEFKEILMNGLRLSRVGQVLVERCIAGWKEIEYEVMRDANGTCITVCNMENLDPVGVHTGDSIVVAPSQTLGDKEYQMLRSSALNIISELNIKGGCNVQFALNPNSFEYCVIEVNPRVSRSSALASKATGYPIAKVSAKIALGYNLDEIKNAITKKTYASFEPALDYVVVKIPRLPFDKFIAADHDLTTQMKATGEVMSICTNFEGALMKALRSLEQHVDSLWSSRYKNMTDEEVIKLLGHVDDRRIYVIAEAIRRGISYDQIYDITKIDRWFIDKIHNLVKAERKIIESKGDISKDLMKEIKRVEFPDKVIARLTGKTEKEIRQMRYDYGVTAHFKMVDTCAAEFDAMTPYYYSCFDSLENEAAEDNSKKKVMVLGSGPIRIGQGIEFDYCSVHSTWAFERKGYETIIVNNNPETVSTDFDIANKLYFEPLTAEDVEAIVNLEHPDGAVVQFGGQTAIKLTEALMEMGVPILGTSAENVDAAEDRELFDEILEKCCIPRPAGKTVFTREQALEAANELGYPVLVRPSYVLGGQGMQIAISDKDIIEFMDIINRHTQEHPILVDKYIMGKEVEVDAVCDGDDILIPGIMEHVERAGIHSGDSISVYPAQTLSPKTKRVIADYTKKLANSLHVIGLINIQFIAYNDEVYVIEVNPRSSRTVPYISKVTGIPIVDLATRVITGEKIKDMGYTPGLQPESEYFAIKKPVFSFEKIRGAEISLGPEMKSTGECLGISKNYNEALYKAFLGAGINLPKTKKMILTVKDSDKMDAINIGKRFAALGYEIYSTRSTCRVLNENGVPAKLINKVEEPSPNLLDLILSHEIDLIIDTPSQGVERSKDGFIIRRHAVETGVTCLTSLDTADALLTSLETADTTKLSLVDISEI; from the coding sequence ATGCCAAAGAATCCTAATATAAAAAAGGTTGTAGTTATCGGATCAGGTCCTATAGTTATCGGTCAGGCTGCTGAGTTTGATTACGCTGGTACACAGGCATGTCGTTCCCTGAAGGAAGAGGGGCTGTGCGTTGTCCTCATCAACTCGAACCCTGCAACGATCATGACAGATAAGGATATAGCAGACAAGGTATATATTGAGCCTCTTACAGTTGATGTTGTAAAGGCTATCATTGAAAAGGAGAAGCCAGACAGCCTTCTGCCGACACTTGGTGGTCAGGCCGCCCTCAACATCGCCATGGAGCTTGATGAGTCAGGTTTCTTAAGAGAGCACGATGTACTTCTCATAGGAACATCATCGACGACGATCAAGAAGGCCGAGGACAGACTTGAGTTCAAGAAGACCATGGAGAAGATCCATGAGCCTGTAGCACCTTCGGAGGTCGTTACAACTGTCCAGGGAGGTCTCAACTTCGTAAAGAAGATCGGATATCCTGTAGTTCTCCGTCCGGCTTATACACTTGGAGGTTCAGGTGGTGGTATAGCCAACAACGAGGAAGAGTTCAAGGAGATCCTCATGAACGGTCTCAGACTTTCACGTGTTGGACAGGTCCTTGTTGAGAGATGTATAGCAGGGTGGAAGGAGATCGAGTATGAGGTTATGCGTGATGCAAATGGTACATGTATAACCGTATGTAACATGGAGAACCTTGATCCTGTTGGAGTTCACACAGGAGATTCTATAGTTGTAGCTCCATCACAGACACTTGGAGACAAGGAATACCAGATGCTCAGAAGTTCAGCCCTGAACATTATCTCAGAGCTCAACATCAAGGGTGGATGTAACGTTCAGTTTGCCCTGAATCCTAATTCATTTGAGTACTGTGTTATCGAGGTAAACCCTAGAGTTTCAAGATCGTCGGCACTGGCATCAAAGGCAACTGGTTATCCGATAGCAAAGGTTTCAGCCAAGATTGCCCTTGGATACAATCTGGATGAGATCAAGAACGCTATTACCAAGAAGACATATGCCAGCTTTGAGCCGGCACTTGACTACGTGGTTGTCAAGATACCTAGACTTCCATTTGATAAATTCATCGCCGCTGACCATGATCTGACAACACAGATGAAGGCAACCGGTGAGGTTATGAGTATCTGTACAAACTTTGAGGGTGCACTTATGAAGGCTCTCCGTTCACTGGAGCAGCACGTAGACAGTCTCTGGTCGAGCAGATACAAGAATATGACAGACGAAGAGGTTATAAAGCTTCTCGGACATGTTGATGACAGACGTATCTATGTCATAGCTGAGGCTATCAGACGTGGAATATCATACGATCAGATCTATGACATCACCAAGATCGACAGGTGGTTCATAGATAAGATTCACAATCTTGTAAAAGCTGAGAGAAAGATAATAGAGTCAAAGGGCGATATCTCCAAGGATCTTATGAAGGAGATCAAGAGAGTAGAGTTCCCTGACAAGGTTATCGCGAGACTCACAGGCAAGACAGAGAAAGAGATTAGACAGATGCGTTACGACTACGGTGTAACAGCACACTTCAAGATGGTTGATACATGTGCAGCAGAGTTTGATGCCATGACTCCATATTACTATTCATGTTTTGATTCTCTGGAGAACGAGGCCGCTGAGGACAATTCAAAGAAGAAAGTAATGGTACTTGGTTCAGGCCCGATCAGAATCGGACAGGGTATCGAGTTCGATTACTGTTCAGTTCACAGCACATGGGCATTTGAGAGAAAGGGTTACGAGACAATCATCGTCAACAACAACCCTGAGACAGTCAGTACAGACTTTGATATAGCAAACAAGCTTTACTTTGAGCCTCTTACAGCAGAGGATGTTGAGGCTATAGTAAATCTGGAGCATCCGGATGGAGCTGTTGTACAGTTCGGTGGACAGACCGCTATCAAGCTTACAGAGGCACTCATGGAGATGGGGGTACCAATCCTTGGAACAAGTGCAGAGAATGTAGATGCAGCAGAGGACAGAGAGCTCTTTGATGAGATCCTTGAGAAGTGCTGTATACCAAGACCTGCTGGTAAGACGGTATTTACAAGAGAGCAGGCGCTTGAGGCTGCAAATGAGCTGGGTTATCCGGTACTTGTAAGACCTTCATACGTTCTCGGTGGACAGGGAATGCAGATCGCGATCTCTGATAAGGATATCATAGAGTTCATGGATATCATCAACAGACATACCCAGGAGCACCCAATACTTGTAGATAAGTACATCATGGGTAAAGAGGTCGAGGTCGATGCTGTATGTGACGGAGATGACATACTTATCCCTGGTATCATGGAGCATGTTGAGAGAGCTGGAATACATTCAGGAGACAGTATCTCGGTATATCCTGCACAGACACTCTCACCAAAGACAAAGAGAGTCATCGCTGATTACACCAAGAAGCTTGCAAACAGCCTGCACGTAATCGGACTTATAAATATACAGTTTATTGCATACAATGATGAGGTATATGTAATAGAGGTAAATCCTCGTTCAAGCCGTACAGTTCCATATATAAGCAAGGTAACAGGAATACCTATCGTAGATCTTGCAACACGTGTTATCACAGGTGAGAAGATCAAGGATATGGGTTACACACCTGGACTTCAGCCGGAGTCAGAGTATTTCGCGATCAAGAAACCAGTATTCTCATTTGAGAAGATCAGAGGCGCAGAGATAAGCCTTGGACCTGAGATGAAGTCAACAGGAGAGTGCCTTGGTATATCCAAGAACTACAATGAGGCTCTCTACAAGGCATTCCTTGGAGCCGGAATCAATCTTCCAAAGACCAAGAAGATGATCCTCACAGTCAAGGACTCAGATAAGATGGATGCTATAAATATCGGTAAGAGATTTGCTGCTCTTGGATATGAGATATATTCAACAAGAAGCACATGCAGAGTTCTCAATGAGAATGGTGTTCCTGCAAAGCTCATCAACAAAGTTGAGGAGCCATCACCAAACCTGCTTGACCTGATACTGAGCCATGAGATCGACCTGATCATCGACACTCCATCACAGGGTGTTGAGAGAAGCAAGGATGGATTTATCATAAGACGCCATGCGGTAGAGACTGGCGTTACATGTCTTACAAGCCTTGATACAGCAGATGCACTGCTTACAAGTCTTGAGACAGCCGATACAACAAAGCTTTCACTTGTGGACATAAGCGAGATATAA
- a CDS encoding carbamoyl phosphate synthase small subunit → MKAFLILEDGHVFEGKSIGSTDEIISEIVFNTSMTGYLEILTDPSYAGQSVCMTYPLIGNYGVCREDMEAGRPWQSGFIVRELCKTPSNFRSEMTINEFLVENNITGIEGIDTRTLTKILRKDGTMRGMITTDENYDLDECMKRIKAWKMGHVVLDVTCKEKMFYPGDGFKVAVIDLGVKKNIVKSLLARGCQVTVYPAETPAEEIIADAPDGIMLTNGPGDPKECKVTIAQVKKLFDTDIPIFAICLGHQLMALANGGDTEKMKYGHRGANHPVRDMKTGKVYISTQNHGYMVKEDSLDRKIAEVSFVNVNDGTVEGVHYLGKNAQTVQFHPEACAGPLDTDSLFDTFMNMMEVSK, encoded by the coding sequence ATGAAAGCTTTTTTGATACTTGAAGACGGACACGTGTTTGAAGGTAAAAGTATTGGATCAACTGATGAGATAATCAGTGAGATAGTATTCAATACTTCGATGACCGGCTATCTGGAAATTCTTACAGATCCATCATATGCAGGGCAGTCAGTATGTATGACATATCCGCTTATAGGCAACTATGGTGTATGCAGAGAGGATATGGAGGCTGGCAGACCATGGCAGTCAGGATTCATTGTCAGAGAACTCTGCAAGACGCCTAGCAATTTCAGAAGCGAGATGACCATAAACGAATTTCTTGTTGAGAATAATATAACTGGTATAGAGGGAATAGACACCAGAACACTTACCAAGATCCTCAGAAAAGATGGTACCATGAGAGGTATGATAACAACTGATGAGAATTATGATCTTGATGAGTGCATGAAGCGTATTAAGGCATGGAAGATGGGACATGTTGTTCTCGATGTAACATGTAAGGAGAAAATGTTCTATCCTGGTGACGGATTCAAGGTTGCGGTCATCGATCTCGGTGTAAAAAAGAACATCGTCAAGTCACTCCTTGCAAGAGGCTGCCAGGTCACAGTATATCCTGCAGAGACACCTGCAGAGGAAATCATCGCAGACGCTCCGGACGGAATTATGCTTACCAATGGTCCTGGAGATCCAAAAGAGTGTAAGGTCACAATAGCTCAGGTAAAGAAGCTTTTCGATACAGATATTCCAATTTTTGCTATATGTCTTGGACATCAGCTAATGGCGCTTGCCAACGGTGGAGATACAGAGAAGATGAAGTATGGCCACAGAGGTGCAAATCATCCTGTAAGAGATATGAAGACCGGCAAGGTATATATTTCAACACAGAACCATGGATATATGGTCAAGGAAGACAGCCTCGACAGAAAGATCGCAGAGGTCAGCTTTGTCAATGTAAATGACGGAACAGTAGAAGGAGTTCACTATCTTGGAAAGAATGCGCAGACGGTCCAGTTCCACCCGGAGGCTTGTGCAGGTCCGTTGGATACAGATTCACTGTTTGATACATTTATGAATATGATGGAGGTGTCAAAGTAA
- a CDS encoding epoxyqueuosine reductase QueH: MIQNANYYQRMEAQLARIDSENIQHGKKRMLLHCCCAPCSSHCLSVLAEHFDITAYFYNPNITDCNEYIKRFEELDRFIHEVYVRGVEVELAEHEPEVFLEMARGRENLPERGARCYDCYKLRLDKSASYAKDHGYDIFTTTLSISPHKNANWLNEIGEEMSRKYDIEYLFSDFKKKDGYRHSIQLSKEYGLYRQNFCGCEFSRRAAESRGQIE; this comes from the coding sequence ATGATACAAAATGCAAATTATTATCAAAGGATGGAAGCCCAACTGGCAAGAATAGATAGTGAAAATATACAACATGGCAAAAAAAGAATGTTGCTGCATTGCTGCTGTGCACCATGTTCAAGCCACTGCCTTTCTGTACTTGCAGAGCATTTTGATATAACGGCGTACTTCTATAATCCGAATATAACTGACTGCAATGAATACATAAAGAGATTTGAAGAGCTCGACAGATTTATTCATGAAGTGTATGTTCGGGGAGTGGAGGTAGAACTTGCCGAACATGAACCGGAGGTGTTTCTGGAAATGGCAAGGGGCAGGGAGAATCTGCCAGAGAGAGGTGCAAGGTGTTATGACTGCTATAAGCTCAGACTTGACAAGAGCGCATCATATGCAAAGGACCACGGATATGACATATTTACAACCACGTTGTCTATAAGTCCGCACAAAAATGCGAATTGGCTGAACGAGATAGGCGAAGAGATGAGCAGAAAATATGATATAGAATATCTGTTCAGCGACTTCAAGAAGAAAGATGGCTACAGGCATTCCATTCAGCTTTCTAAGGAATATGGTCTTTACAGGCAGAACTTCTGTGGATGCGAATTTAGCAGGAGAGCGGCTGAGAGCAGGGGGCAAATTGAATAA
- a CDS encoding putative ABC transporter permease, translating to MADTTDIGGIVVKGLLVKWFAIFMTGGLIYYFLEIAVRHYSHYSMILCGGMATLLCGGLNQTFKRMSVLLQMVISAVIVSELEFITGYIFNIGLNCGIWDYSDVSLNLMGQICIPYSLLWMLIAPAMIYVDDNIRCNLFGEERPVYRFW from the coding sequence ATGGCAGATACTACCGATATCGGAGGTATTGTTGTGAAGGGGCTTTTAGTAAAATGGTTCGCTATATTTATGACAGGTGGTCTGATATATTATTTTTTGGAGATAGCAGTCAGGCATTATTCGCATTACTCCATGATCCTGTGCGGGGGTATGGCTACACTGCTGTGTGGTGGACTTAACCAGACATTCAAAAGAATGAGCGTTCTGCTCCAGATGGTGATCTCGGCAGTTATAGTTTCTGAACTAGAATTTATAACAGGATATATATTCAATATAGGACTGAACTGCGGAATATGGGATTACTCAGATGTTTCGTTAAATTTGATGGGGCAGATATGCATTCCATACTCGTTGCTTTGGATGTTGATTGCGCCGGCTATGATATATGTAGATGACAACATAAGGTGTAATTTGTTTGGTGAGGAGAGACCAGTGTACAGGTTTTGGTAA
- a CDS encoding DUF6106 family protein: MLNDGYAEHIVKGKTPTGVMAGMVLGAILIVAGVIAFFIPMLTSIGLLVVIIGGVLFGVFISRKETEYEYIMVNEDVDIARIIAKKSRKKMCSFSNNDVKFIAKSDSIYLDNELQQDSSIKTKDYTSKDPKYADGVYVFVLNKNGKTEFVKLELSDKTIDHVNNFFKGKYKEQ; this comes from the coding sequence ATGTTAAATGATGGATATGCAGAGCATATAGTGAAAGGAAAGACTCCGACGGGAGTTATGGCAGGAATGGTATTGGGCGCAATACTTATAGTAGCAGGTGTCATAGCATTTTTTATACCGATGCTTACATCAATAGGTCTGTTGGTTGTGATAATCGGAGGCGTTTTATTTGGAGTGTTCATTTCTAGAAAGGAAACGGAATACGAGTATATTATGGTCAACGAGGATGTTGACATCGCCAGGATAATCGCAAAGAAGAGTCGTAAGAAGATGTGTAGCTTCAGTAACAATGATGTGAAGTTCATAGCGAAGAGTGATTCAATATATCTCGACAATGAGCTTCAGCAGGATTCCTCAATAAAAACAAAGGATTACACCTCAAAGGATCCTAAATATGCTGATGGTGTTTATGTGTTTGTACTTAACAAGAATGGCAAGACTGAATTTGTTAAGCTTGAACTTTCAGACAAGACCATAGATCATGTCAATAATTTCTTTAAGGGAAAGTATAAAGAACAATAA
- the ispF gene encoding 2-C-methyl-D-erythritol 2,4-cyclodiphosphate synthase — protein MRVGMGYDVHRLVEGRKLILGGVDIPYEKGLLGHSDADVLLHAIMDALLGAAALGDIGRHFPDTDERFKDADSMKLLSEVKRLLEQKLYVIENIDATVIAQRPKLAPYIEQMRENIANCLCIEKDMVNIKATTEEKLGFTGEGLGISSQAICLIESAYNYTTDVADIGRSGGCGGCQGCPAGDRQYECE, from the coding sequence ATGAGAGTAGGAATGGGATATGATGTTCACAGACTCGTGGAAGGTCGTAAGCTTATACTTGGAGGAGTAGATATACCATATGAAAAGGGATTGCTTGGACACAGTGATGCTGATGTTTTGCTGCATGCGATAATGGATGCGCTGTTAGGTGCAGCTGCGTTGGGGGATATCGGGAGGCATTTCCCGGATACAGATGAGAGGTTCAAAGATGCCGACAGCATGAAACTTCTGTCGGAGGTGAAGAGACTGCTTGAGCAGAAACTGTATGTGATAGAGAATATAGATGCAACAGTCATAGCACAGCGTCCGAAGCTTGCGCCGTATATAGAACAGATGCGTGAGAATATAGCAAACTGTCTGTGCATAGAAAAAGATATGGTGAATATAAAAGCTACTACAGAGGAAAAGCTTGGCTTTACAGGGGAAGGTCTTGGTATCAGTTCACAGGCTATATGTCTGATTGAATCGGCATACAACTATACAACAGATGTGGCGGATATTGGCAGATCTGGTGGATGCGGTGGCTGTCAGGGCTGCCCTGCAGGTGACAGACAATATGAGTGTGAATAA
- a CDS encoding IS110 family transposase: protein MSELDPLDKDSLTIGLESTAHYGDNLVRYLVAKNYKVCVLNPIKTSTMRKNNIRKTKTDKIDTLIAKYLLGDFVQTQVHSLNIYPL from the coding sequence ATTTCCGAGCTAGATCCTCTAGACAAGGACAGCCTCACCATTGGTCTTGAATCGACGGCACACTACGGCGACAACCTTGTTCGATATCTTGTTGCTAAGAATTACAAAGTGTGTGTGTTGAACCCCATCAAGACTTCTACTATGCGTAAGAACAACATTCGCAAAACGAAGACTGACAAAATTGACACATTAATAGCTAAATATTTGTTGGGTGATTTTGTTCAAACACAAGTCCATAGTTTGAACATCTACCCTCTGTAA